From the genome of Streptomyces spinoverrucosus:
CGACAACTACTCGCCGCACCTGACCACCAAGCGGTGCCGCCGGGTCGCGGACTGGGCCGAGGCCAACAACGTCGAGATCGCCTACACCCCGACCAACTCCTCATGGCTCAACCGGATCGAGGCCCAGTTCACCGCCCTGCGCTACTTCACCCTGGACGGTACCGACCACCTCAGCCACAAGGAGCAGGGCAGCATGATCCGCCGCTACATCATCTGGCGGAACAAGCATGCCCAGGACGAGCGTTTACGTGAGGTCGTGAACAGGGCGAACGTCGCCTGATGCGGCAGAGGCTGCACCCCGACGGAACAACGCGGTCCACAGGAACGTCGCGCCGAAGAGTGCTGACTCGGGCGGCTCCTTCCGCATGCGGCGCAGTTCGACCTCCACCAGGTCAGAGAAGATCCAGCGCAGCGATTCGGGCGTGTAAGCGAGGCCGCCCTGCAACTCGCGCTCACGGTAGAGGTCCGCGTCGGCGAGTTCCGAACCCATTCCTCCCTCGCCGGCAGCGAAGCTGGTGAGGGCGAGATGGCCGCCGGGGGCGAGGACGCGGTCGAGGAGACTCAGGTAACTGACCCTGCGGTGCGGCGGCAAGTGGTGGAAGCATCCTGAGTCGACGACCAGGTCGTACGGGCCGCTCAACTCGGTTGCAGGGAGCGCGAAAGCGTCACCGCAGAGGAAGCGGACATCGACGCCAAACTCGCGAGCCCGGTCCTCGCCCCACGCGACGGCCACCGGCGAGAGGTCGACCGCGTCCACCTCGAAGCCGCGCGAGGCGAGGAACAGAGCATTGCGGCCCGCCCCGCAGCCCAGATCCAGGGCCCGACCGGGAGCGATCAGGCCCTGGTCGAGATAGGCGGCCAGGTTCTCGTCGGGCTTCGCCACGAAGAACGGGACCGGCCTTGACCGGTCGGCATAGAAGCGATCCCAGAAGTCCTTGCCGTCACCGGTCGCGAGGCGGCCAGCCTCGGATTCAGATGCGAACAGTCCGTCCAAGAGCGCGAGAACGTCCTCGATGGTGCGTACAGTCCGGTCCACCCGGCCCCCTTTCGACCGAGTGCGATCGTAGGAGCGACGAGAATAAAAGGCCAGCTCAGGCGATGTTTCACGACGCTTGGAGTGGGCCGCTGCTGGCCCCGGAGGAGACCGGAGGCAACCCACTCCAGGCCCCGACCCCGCGTCCACCCAAGCACCCCTACGGGGCCAGGAAAGGCCCACCCCCGGCCACGCCCGGCAGGCTTTTTCGACGAGTTTCCAGCGGCGCCACAGGGCGAACGTTGTCTGATGCGGCACTAGACGCCGAAGCCGTCGCCCGTGCCCTGCGGGAGGACAACGACCGGCTTCGCGAGCGCGTCGCCGTCTATGCCCAGGTCATCCATGAACTCCGCATCGAGCTGGACCGGCGTACCGACACCAGCACCCAGCGCAGCCCCGTCTGGACTCTGCCCACCAGTACCACCTGATGCTCGAGGCTCCTGGGGCGCTGTCAGGGCCCCTTTGCACTCTCGCGGGGGTCGGTGGCTGTGATCTGCTCAACGAAGCGCCGTACCTGTTCCTCGACGGGCTCCTGCGCGGACACGGACATCACATGCCAGCGGTGCGTACCGCGTTCATCGAATTGGCCAGTGACGAAGTGCATGACTACTTCGGCTGACTCCCCCCGCTCTTGCACACGGATGCCGTGTATGAACGGCTGGCAGTCCCACCGTTTGTACCAGTCGGTTGCGGCGATCCGGTGGGCCAGCAGACGGGCAGCCGTGTCCACAGGCTCCTCCCAGGTGTGGTCAGCTACGACCCGAGCCAGTTCGGCGTCGTACTGCGCGGCGTCGAATCGGACCTCGGGAGGGACGGGGACCCGGATGTCGTTGGTGTTCTCCCAGCTGACCCACTCGACGTGATCGCCACGACGCTGGATGGTGACGAAGACTCCTCCACAGCAACCGGTGTCGCAGTCGTTGTTCGACAGTTCGACACGGCGAGGTTCGCTGGCGGCCCACAGCGGCCACGTCTCCGATGAACCGAACCACTTCTGCTGGTAGCAGCTTGAATCGCCGTCCGGATGTATCTCCTCCAGCACGTCCCGGCCATCGATCAAAGGACGTATTCCCGCCCCCTTCGTGATCGCCTGCGGATGCGGAAGGACAGGACGCAGAGCAAGGACGCTCACCGGCGCAGAGTGTTCCATGCCGCCCATGATCCCCGATCGGGAGCGCAAGACAGGAGCCCCGTCGGTTGGCCTCAGCCTCACCTCTCCCGACGTGGGTCCAGCCCTGCCTCGACTGTCTGGGCGCGTCCGTATGTACCAGTTGGACACTAAGCGCAGTGAGCGGGCAACAGCTCGGAGTAGGCGAGGGAACAGGCGGCAAGCACAGGGCGGCCGGACTCACCGAACTCCTGGCCCGCGAACTCCGTCACTGCGGCCGCCAGGTCGGCATCGAACACCTCCACATCCATCGGCCGCGCGTGCTCACCGCGGCCGACCGCACCCACACCGCCGCCACCGAGCGGGAGACCCCCCGATGATCCGTCGCATGTTCCGCCGCTGCGGCGACGCCCCCGGCGCCCTCACCCCCGAGGACCAAGCCGTCGTCGACGCGTTCCGCGCATTGCTCGCCGCCTGCAACAACCCGCAGCCCTGGACACCGGGCTGCAACCAGGATGTTGCCGTACGCGTCGGCCCGTTCCTCGAGCGTGCTCAGCCCCGCCCCGGTGACGACCACGGCCCCGACCTGATCGCCGTCACCCTGGTCCACCCCGGCGCTCACCATCGGTGCTGGCACCGGCGGTGCCGCCGCTCTGCTGCTGGCGCTGCGCCGTCAGTGGTTGAGCGAGCACACTCACGTGCGGCAGGAAGCTGCGGACACGATCGCGGAGTTCGATGCGAGGCCTGCCACATCCAGCGAATCACCCTGGAGAACCAGAAGCTGAGAGAAGAACTTGAAGCCGGCACGGGCGGTGCTCGCCTGACCCCCATCCCCTCCAGTCGTGACAGTTGTTGAGCAGCTCTCAGGACATTGAGCGCATTACCCCCGAGGGGTCGACTCCCGTCTCGGAGTTCTTCCGGCTCCTCGACATCTACCGAGCCGAGTCCGCGTGACTACCTGCTCCGGCCCGGCACCGCTGTGCCAGGCCGAAGCGATCAGCCGGCGGCGGACAGTCTGTGCCACCAGTGACCGCAGCCGCCGGAGCAGAAGCGCTCGCGGCGCCGCTCGTCGGCAACCGCGAGGACTGCGATCAGCAGCCGGAACGCCTTTCGGCGTTCGTCGAGAGGCGTGAGACTGGCGATCTTTCCCAGTTGCTCGTCGATCCGGCCGCGTGAGATCAGTACTGCGGGCGTATGCGTCGGGCGCAGCCCAGCACGGCGGATGCTCTCTGGCGCGTCCTCGGCGACAGCGCGCGCCTGGACACAGTGATGACGTAGGAACAGCAGCACCTCGGACTGGTCTTCCGGGCCGAGGTCGTCGAACCACTCGATGCCCTCGGACATGGGGCGCAGCCCCTGCGCGAGTTCATTGAGCCGGACGTCCCGTTCGTTCATCATTGCCCCCAGGAGATCGGCCGCGGCGCCGGCGCGGATCCACATCCGCCCTCGTGAGGACGCGTGCCCACAGCTCACTGACCACACCACTCTGCCGGTGGCACACCTGCTCGCTGGATGATCTTCTGATTCTGTACGGGATTCCCACCCTGGTGGTTGACTGCCGAGGTCTGGGTCCGGCATGGTCCAGGTCCTGGACGGCGTCCTACTCTACTGGCTCGCGCCAGGCGGCGACGAGATCGTGGAAGCGCGGGAAACGGGGACCCGGAACAGTCTCGTCACTGACCGTCTCGCCGTTGAGCCAGCAGATGTCGAAGACGTAGGTCTCGGTGTCGAGTAGGCAGCACACACCACCGGTGGCGGCGGTGAGGTCGGTGAGCACCTGCCTGACGGTCGCGCACTGCATGAACATCCGGCTCATGCGCGAGGTGGCCGCCATGAACTGCAGCGACGCGAAATTCGGGTGCTGTGTGGGCGAGAACGTGACAGTCAGGTAGATGTACCCGACCAACACTCGTCCCTGCTCGTCGACCCTGTCGGAATCCCGGAGGTGGAACTCGCGCACCGCTTCGTCGACGCCAATCATGACTGAGGTGTCCAGTTTGAGCGTGCCGCCTGCCGAACAGGCGACCGGTTCGCTCTTGAACCTGGAGGTGAACGGCACGATCAACTGCGCGCTGCTCGGCAGCGTGATCGGAAGTGGCGGTGTGTGGCGGCCTTGCGGGGCGAGCTCGGCCAGCCGGGTCAGTGCCCTCGCAACGTTCCGAGGGGGCATGAAGATCTCGTAGCTGTAGTCCAGCCCCATACCGCTTCGCCTCCCCTTGCTCTGAGCCGGGATCCTTTCACGGTATGGATTGGTCGCCCAGTTGATTATTTGGGGGTGGCCGGCTTCACCCTGCAGGGGCCGGAACGGGCGGGAACATCGGCTCGTCTCCGAAGCGATCAGCTCTGAGTAGAAGCCGCCGCCCACGGGTGGTCACCGAGAACCTGGCAGTGGGTGGAGACGCCGATGTCGCGCGGCTCCGCCCGCCGTTCCAAGCCGAGCCCGGAGCCGTTCCTTGGCTTGCCGGTAGTGAGGACTCGTGACGAGTCCCCACGCGGCTTCAGCCCGGTCTCATTACTGTTGCTTGATGATCCAGTCGAAAAAGAACGCTGCTCCAGCAACCGAGCCTCCCCCGGCCAGTACGGCGAGGGCGGGAGTGCTGCATGATCGGGTGACAGCGGGGTTTATGCGACCAGAGCTGCGGGTGGGGTCATGATGGTCTCGTACTCGGCGGGGGTGAATCGGCCCAGGCGTCGTTGCCGCCGGCACTGGTG
Proteins encoded in this window:
- a CDS encoding class I SAM-dependent methyltransferase, which gives rise to MDRTVRTIEDVLALLDGLFASESEAGRLATGDGKDFWDRFYADRSRPVPFFVAKPDENLAAYLDQGLIAPGRALDLGCGAGRNALFLASRGFEVDAVDLSPVAVAWGEDRAREFGVDVRFLCGDAFALPATELSGPYDLVVDSGCFHHLPPHRRVSYLSLLDRVLAPGGHLALTSFAAGEGGMGSELADADLYRERELQGGLAYTPESLRWIFSDLVEVELRRMRKEPPESALFGATFLWTALFRRGAASAASGDVRPVHDLT
- a CDS encoding DUF5958 family protein; translation: MWIRAGAAADLLGAMMNERDVRLNELAQGLRPMSEGIEWFDDLGPEDQSEVLLFLRHHCVQARAVAEDAPESIRRAGLRPTHTPAVLISRGRIDEQLGKIASLTPLDERRKAFRLLIAVLAVADERRRERFCSGGCGHWWHRLSAAG